A DNA window from Deinococcus arcticus contains the following coding sequences:
- a CDS encoding UvrD-helicase domain-containing protein has product MTTRAIPAHFTAEQQRFMTAVRDTPRHLFLRATAGAGKTTTLTEAAWHLEARGVYFAYNKHAVADLQPRLPERVRALTLHAHGYRLLQDLISAPLQVRDDKARMLAGLVLRQHPKLHGAAARAWTLAREECLHGLTPEQAQWIADQVQWPGAPRDLMDLVPLFHEMGSGAWDREGWADFADLLWLPVTRGHGAASLPLALVDEAQDLTPLRQAYVRNLLGLMPDQDPVGRLIFVGDSDQSIYMWAGADPLALNRLKTAVDALEFPLSVSFRCPREVVRYARAYSDFIQPAPQSKVGVVQHISAQEATYTRGDVVLCRTNAPLIRLALDLMAKNLSVAVTGRDLARRLREGLEGAFPDSGPFSNECVTERVRAYLAPLAEPLVARSAEGDLGAKRALTELLDMTRCLRYLAWVVSRRTGEGTLRAALELLGQLCREDADADVLLASVHRAKGKEWPRVTILYPELMPMSQGNPVEERAVQFVAVTRAQQVLRFAYGTERWSAQEFVSPGVLPPPPEGAAPVPVARPDTPTPRPAVQVLSPLAGAPGVPTLPQRPKGGPPVAQLKDPRGTLPLLGGTTPIPVDLLLERLRALAEEDRQLLRTWAVDSLALLHGVNAGFVGIYGAHLEQFERAARQARLPVPALFGTGVAVCVYEGPFMRVHLAKKLRVTKRAIRLALGTQELKFDRTSGELLDGAAPLTPFILPADLTRLQAS; this is encoded by the coding sequence GTGACGACCCGGGCGATTCCAGCGCACTTCACCGCGGAGCAGCAGCGGTTCATGACGGCGGTACGAGACACGCCGCGTCACCTGTTCTTACGGGCAACTGCGGGAGCGGGCAAGACCACGACGCTCACCGAGGCCGCCTGGCACCTGGAGGCGCGCGGCGTGTACTTCGCGTACAACAAGCACGCGGTGGCGGACCTGCAACCTCGGCTGCCCGAGCGCGTTCGGGCCCTGACCCTGCACGCGCATGGCTACCGCCTGCTGCAGGATCTGATCAGCGCGCCGCTCCAGGTGCGGGACGACAAGGCGCGGATGCTGGCTGGACTCGTGCTCAGGCAGCACCCGAAGTTGCATGGCGCCGCGGCGCGGGCGTGGACACTCGCCCGGGAGGAATGCCTGCACGGCCTCACGCCAGAGCAGGCCCAGTGGATCGCCGACCAGGTGCAGTGGCCGGGAGCACCGCGAGACCTGATGGACCTGGTTCCCCTGTTTCACGAGATGGGCTCAGGCGCCTGGGACCGGGAAGGCTGGGCGGACTTCGCGGATCTGCTGTGGCTGCCGGTCACCCGTGGGCATGGGGCCGCGAGCCTGCCACTCGCCCTGGTGGATGAAGCGCAGGACCTCACACCCCTCCGGCAGGCATACGTGCGCAACCTCCTGGGCCTGATGCCTGATCAGGATCCAGTAGGCCGGTTGATCTTCGTGGGGGACAGCGACCAGTCCATTTACATGTGGGCGGGCGCGGACCCGCTGGCCCTAAACCGGTTGAAAACAGCAGTGGACGCGCTGGAGTTCCCGCTGAGCGTGTCCTTCCGTTGCCCGCGGGAGGTCGTGCGGTACGCGCGGGCCTATTCCGACTTCATCCAACCCGCCCCACAGTCCAAAGTAGGCGTCGTACAGCACATCAGTGCCCAGGAAGCGACATACACGCGGGGGGACGTGGTGCTGTGCCGCACGAACGCGCCCCTCATCCGCCTGGCGCTCGACCTCATGGCGAAGAACCTCAGTGTGGCCGTGACGGGACGGGATCTCGCCCGGCGTCTGCGCGAAGGCCTTGAAGGCGCTTTTCCGGATTCGGGCCCATTTTCCAACGAGTGTGTCACCGAGCGGGTCCGCGCGTACCTCGCACCCCTGGCCGAACCGTTGGTGGCCAGGTCAGCCGAGGGCGACCTGGGCGCGAAGCGGGCGCTGACCGAACTGCTGGATATGACCCGCTGCTTGCGGTATCTCGCGTGGGTGGTGTCCAGACGCACGGGGGAAGGGACCCTGCGCGCGGCGTTGGAGTTGCTCGGGCAGCTCTGCCGGGAGGACGCGGACGCCGACGTGCTGCTCGCCTCTGTGCACCGCGCCAAGGGCAAGGAGTGGCCACGGGTCACCATCCTCTACCCGGAGCTCATGCCCATGAGTCAGGGCAACCCGGTCGAGGAACGGGCGGTGCAGTTCGTCGCAGTCACGCGGGCGCAGCAGGTCCTGCGCTTCGCGTACGGCACCGAGCGCTGGTCCGCGCAGGAGTTTGTCTCCCCCGGCGTCCTACCGCCCCCTCCAGAGGGGGCGGCGCCTGTACCTGTGGCCAGACCGGACACTCCCACGCCGCGACCCGCCGTTCAGGTACTGTCCCCACTCGCCGGCGCACCGGGTGTACCGACGCTTCCCCAGCGGCCCAAAGGGGGCCCGCCGGTGGCGCAGCTTAAGGACCCGCGGGGCACATTGCCCCTGCTTGGCGGCACGACCCCCATCCCGGTGGACCTGCTCCTGGAACGGCTCAGAGCGCTAGCGGAAGAAGATCGGCAGCTGCTGCGCACCTGGGCGGTCGACAGTCTGGCGCTGCTGCATGGGGTGAACGCGGGGTTCGTGGGCATTTACGGCGCGCACCTGGAGCAGTTCGAGCGGGCGGCGCGGCAGGCCCGTCTGCCCGTCCCGGCCCTGTTCGGCACGGGTGTGGCCGTGTGCGTGTACGAAGGGCCATTCATGCGGGTGCATCTGGCGAAGAAACTGCGCGTCACCAAACGGGCCATCCGCCTGGCGCTCGGGACACAGGAACTGAAGTTTGACCGGACGAGTGGGGAACTGCTGGACGGGGCCGCGCCGCTCACACCGTTTATCCTCCCTGCGGACCTCACGCGCCTGCAGGCCAGTTAG
- a CDS encoding GAD-like domain-containing protein has protein sequence MDADQDAIQYFCEQFGAVVDAVWPEDADIRAYPAFLQTFWRAVGFGARQDGFLWLVDPKDMTWFTPMFGLSEDLIPFARTSFGDVHLFDRNGHCFFFSPNYRELMEIATSFETAVMTLSEPDYIEDDELFARHQAVWAQGQRIDARTCFCLSPAVPFGGHERTSEIYVGALQAYLHLLSQG, from the coding sequence ATGGATGCAGACCAGGACGCCATCCAGTACTTCTGTGAACAGTTTGGTGCTGTGGTTGACGCCGTGTGGCCGGAGGACGCTGACATTCGTGCCTACCCCGCGTTCCTCCAGACGTTCTGGCGCGCGGTGGGGTTTGGTGCGCGCCAGGACGGCTTTCTCTGGCTGGTTGATCCGAAAGACATGACATGGTTCACGCCGATGTTTGGTCTGAGCGAGGACCTGATTCCGTTCGCGCGAACATCATTTGGTGACGTTCACCTGTTTGATCGAAACGGCCACTGCTTCTTTTTTTCGCCCAATTACCGGGAATTGATGGAGATCGCCACGTCCTTCGAGACGGCGGTGATGACCTTAAGTGAGCCGGACTATATCGAGGATGATGAGCTGTTCGCTCGGCATCAGGCCGTGTGGGCTCAGGGTCAGCGCATTGACGCCAGGACCTGTTTCTGTCTGAGTCCAGCGGTGCCATTTGGCGGGCATGAACGCACGTCTGAGATTTACGTCGGAGCGTTGCAGGCGTATCTGCACCTGCTGAGTCAGGGCTGA
- a CDS encoding tyrosine-type recombinase/integrase has translation MTLVQYQGNVLAQSRAWTNLHDEELRRRTVKAAGEKDVAALVSLTLAYLAHQGGSGVLTSPRTVEAYALGTRQFVEYATANAVNLLRPGRHDAQTYINHMLAAGRKPAGVQLKVAAASCLYRALRWAGATEADPFRDAKVPKDRTPGIVKRPPYAEDDLQDVLEHANVHEKFLLFLIAHAGLRISEALALDWTDLDEGARRIHVRSGKGRKGRVVAMSTSLARAARQYRGQYGPGGPQHHDGRRATPPERVFRYGSTFTARYHLGKAFQAAGVPFRGFHPGRKYAGTRLVQQLKDFGRVAAHLGHESVDTTRKGYAQLAADDLKDDLAGW, from the coding sequence ATGACCCTGGTCCAGTACCAAGGCAACGTCCTCGCTCAGAGCCGCGCGTGGACCAACCTGCACGACGAGGAACTCCGACGGCGAACGGTCAAAGCTGCCGGGGAGAAGGACGTGGCCGCGCTGGTCAGCCTCACCCTGGCCTACCTCGCCCACCAAGGCGGCAGTGGTGTCCTCACCAGCCCACGCACCGTCGAGGCGTATGCCCTCGGAACCCGGCAGTTCGTCGAGTACGCCACAGCGAACGCCGTCAATCTCCTGCGCCCCGGCCGGCATGACGCGCAGACCTACATCAACCACATGCTCGCTGCGGGCCGGAAACCCGCTGGCGTGCAGCTCAAAGTCGCGGCGGCGAGCTGCCTGTACCGGGCGCTGCGCTGGGCCGGCGCCACCGAAGCGGATCCCTTCCGGGACGCCAAGGTGCCCAAGGACCGCACCCCCGGCATCGTCAAGCGCCCGCCTTATGCCGAAGACGACCTGCAGGACGTGTTGGAGCACGCGAACGTCCACGAGAAGTTCCTGCTGTTCCTGATCGCCCACGCGGGGCTGCGCATCAGCGAAGCCCTCGCGCTGGACTGGACCGACCTGGACGAAGGCGCCCGGCGCATCCACGTCCGCAGCGGCAAAGGCCGCAAAGGCCGCGTCGTCGCCATGAGCACCAGTCTTGCCCGGGCCGCCCGCCAGTACCGCGGCCAGTACGGCCCGGGTGGACCCCAACACCACGACGGCCGCCGCGCCACACCGCCTGAGCGGGTCTTCCGCTACGGCAGCACGTTCACGGCCCGGTACCACCTCGGCAAAGCGTTCCAGGCCGCCGGCGTCCCCTTCCGGGGATTCCACCCGGGGCGGAAGTACGCCGGCACACGCCTGGTCCAGCAGCTCAAGGATTTTGGCCGGGTCGCGGCGCACCTCGGCCACGAAAGTGTCGACACCACCCGCAAGGGCTACGCGCAACTCGCCGCCGACGACCTCAAGGATGATCTCGCTGGGTGGTGA
- a CDS encoding restriction endonuclease, whose translation MPLAYLVLVTVMMPEVLRSVSLEAPTATMQIVGLLVLGWTALEVGMGLAAWVAQRVPHKPRTHGHPPFLPLSFFLAGLAAVAAFALGRQPENALRYDLVNALGVAAIALGGLLSLRNVNLSLQTLASPGERSPRPAPGFTAPPVAAAPRSAAPATGWTFARLRALSSREFEQLVAWMYQAEESDARLTPAGNDGGWDIEVVQGTRRLFVECKNVDTVGTPILRSLHPAVSSHRASKGVLVTTGRCTSDAHREAGRLHLELVDGTQVLMRLNALAAQVHTLR comes from the coding sequence TTGCCTCTGGCTTACCTCGTTCTCGTCACCGTCATGATGCCCGAGGTGCTGCGTAGCGTCTCCCTGGAGGCTCCCACAGCCACCATGCAGATCGTCGGCTTGCTTGTGCTGGGCTGGACCGCGCTGGAAGTTGGGATGGGTCTCGCCGCCTGGGTCGCTCAGCGTGTGCCGCACAAACCCCGGACCCACGGGCATCCGCCGTTCCTGCCCCTCAGTTTTTTCCTTGCAGGACTGGCCGCTGTCGCGGCGTTTGCCCTGGGCCGGCAGCCGGAGAATGCCCTGCGGTACGACCTCGTGAATGCCCTGGGCGTCGCCGCCATTGCCCTGGGCGGTCTCCTGTCCCTACGCAACGTGAATCTGAGCCTGCAGACCCTCGCGTCGCCGGGTGAGCGGTCGCCCAGGCCGGCCCCAGGCTTTACGGCACCGCCCGTTGCAGCCGCGCCGCGTTCGGCAGCGCCAGCAACGGGCTGGACGTTTGCGCGGCTGCGGGCGCTGTCCAGCCGGGAATTCGAACAACTCGTCGCCTGGATGTACCAGGCTGAGGAGAGCGACGCGCGCCTGACTCCAGCCGGCAACGATGGGGGGTGGGACATTGAAGTTGTGCAGGGAACGCGGCGCCTCTTCGTGGAGTGCAAGAATGTGGACACGGTGGGCACGCCGATCCTGCGGTCCCTGCACCCGGCCGTGTCAAGTCACCGGGCGTCGAAAGGGGTGTTGGTGACGACCGGGCGCTGCACGTCGGATGCGCATCGGGAGGCCGGACGGTTGCATTTGGAACTGGTCGACGGCACGCAGGTGCTGATGCGGCTCAATGCCTTGGCAGCTCAGGTCCACACCTTGCGGTGA
- a CDS encoding transposase: MGALPRNRGKNRTLLCALTLAGPTAPLVIEGRVNMDVFITYVQTVLVPVLRPGQVVVLDNLGAHLRPKVRELVEAAGALLVDLPPDSPDLNSIKLMFSKLQAIMWALAARTREGVLHTLR, encoded by the coding sequence ATGGGTGCGCTGCCACGCAATCGGGGCAAGAATCGCACGCTGCTGTGTGCCCTTACCCTCGCTGGACCGACCGCCCCGTTGGTGATTGAGGGCCGGGTGAATATGGATGTCTTCATCACGTATGTTCAAACGGTGCTCGTTCCAGTGCTACGTCCTGGGCAAGTGGTCGTACTGGACAATCTTGGGGCGCACCTGCGCCCCAAAGTTCGTGAATTGGTCGAGGCCGCCGGGGCCCTCCTGGTCGACTTGCCGCCCGACTCGCCCGATCTCAACTCCATCAAACTGATGTTTTCCAAACTCCAGGCCATCATGTGGGCCCTCGCCGCCAGGACCCGGGAGGGTGTTCTGCACACGCTGCGCTAA